Proteins from a genomic interval of Nostoc sp. 'Peltigera membranacea cyanobiont' N6:
- a CDS encoding BRO-N domain-containing protein, with translation MSNLSVFAFEEKEVRFVGTAEKPQWVASDVCNCLEIRVSGVSEAIASLEDDEKGNANVVTLGGEQEMLTVTEPGLYRLIFKSRKPVAKRFQRWVFHEVLPAIRKTGSYSLHPSQPPTLALPPVEQRLKTLVEAMKTLAEITGGRLNPYMEQQINDYAANLLADHNRQSLIGTEEKWLGVVNFAESELGKKVPLKGSHYRGHLGTWVRTFYPQLGDRQETRLVNGVQQPIYVYACHDPVVAAGLTKAIEEFFAHPSPGAALRQAGAFASKKAVVTA, from the coding sequence ATGTCTAACCTATCAGTTTTTGCATTTGAAGAGAAAGAAGTTCGTTTTGTCGGTACAGCAGAAAAGCCACAATGGGTAGCATCTGATGTCTGTAATTGCTTAGAAATCAGAGTATCTGGTGTCAGTGAAGCTATTGCATCTCTGGAAGATGATGAAAAGGGTAACGCTAATGTCGTTACCCTTGGTGGAGAACAAGAAATGCTTACTGTTACCGAACCTGGGCTATACCGCCTCATTTTTAAGTCCCGTAAACCAGTTGCAAAACGTTTCCAGCGCTGGGTATTTCACGAAGTCCTTCCAGCTATTCGTAAAACAGGTAGTTATTCACTTCACCCATCCCAACCTCCCACACTTGCCCTTCCCCCAGTCGAACAGCGCTTAAAAACTTTGGTAGAAGCAATGAAGACCCTGGCTGAGATAACAGGTGGCAGACTCAACCCCTACATGGAGCAACAGATAAATGATTACGCCGCCAACCTCTTAGCTGACCACAACAGACAGTCTCTAATCGGCACAGAAGAGAAGTGGTTAGGTGTGGTCAATTTTGCAGAAAGCGAACTGGGTAAGAAAGTCCCACTTAAAGGCTCCCACTATCGCGGACACTTGGGCACGTGGGTGAGAACATTCTACCCACAATTGGGCGATCGCCAAGAAACACGATTGGTCAATGGTGTACAACAGCCCATCTACGTCTACGCTTGTCACGATCCGGTTGTTGCGGCTGGGTTGACCAAAGCTATAGAAGAATTTTTCGCTCATCCCAGTCCTGGAGCAGCGTTAAGGCAGGCGGGGGCTTTCGCTAGTAAGAAAGCTGTAGTTACTGCTTGA
- a CDS encoding MT-A70 family methyltransferase — protein sequence MRLTTLQGHYQCIVIDPPWFYRLRSKDKTHRNRIPYQPMQTEEILALPIPELCGSNGCILWLWFTNNHMVEAAQCLQTWGFELKTILTWEKVTKDGTKTHLGVGHWLRNSTEHCALAVRGNVKAFSGRTLTNESTILHSPRREHSRKPENFYQLVDKLCPDITKLEMFARESRVGWDCWGDQADLFDQLNAEIDNDTSLSA from the coding sequence ATGAGACTCACAACTCTACAAGGACATTACCAGTGCATTGTTATAGATCCTCCCTGGTTCTACAGACTTCGTTCTAAAGACAAAACTCACCGCAACCGCATCCCCTATCAACCAATGCAGACTGAGGAAATTCTGGCTCTGCCCATTCCCGAATTATGCGGGAGCAACGGCTGTATCCTCTGGCTCTGGTTTACGAACAATCACATGGTCGAAGCGGCTCAATGCTTGCAAACATGGGGATTTGAACTCAAGACTATTTTGACTTGGGAAAAAGTCACCAAAGATGGCACTAAAACACATCTAGGTGTCGGTCATTGGTTGCGGAATTCGACTGAACACTGTGCTTTGGCTGTTCGTGGCAATGTCAAAGCTTTCTCTGGACGAACACTCACAAACGAGTCCACCATCCTGCACTCACCCAGGCGTGAGCATTCCCGTAAGCCTGAAAATTTCTACCAACTCGTAGACAAACTGTGTCCAGACATAACAAAGCTGGAGATGTTCGCACGCGAGTCTAGAGTTGGCTGGGATTGTTGGGGTGATCAGGCGGATCTGTTTGATCAGCTTAATGCAGAAATTGATAACGATACTTCATTGAGTGCTTAA
- a CDS encoding cytosolic protein — MTNKTPQTEYDSPWKQMLQLYFEDFMQFFFPQAHAQIDWSRGFEFLDQELQQVVRDAELGKRLIDKLVKIYRIGGEESWLLIHIEIQSQEETDFPKRMFVYNYRIFDRYDRSVASCAILGDDNINWRPSQFGYDLFGCTVDFQFPVIKLLDYKQRLSELEASRNPFATVVMAHLAAVQTRSNRSQRKQSKLNLVRRLYEQGFEREAVVNLLAFIDWMLTLPLDLELEFKREVEQLEAQLCMQYVTSFERIARIESLLKGIALGLKLKFGTPGQNLLPEIELLEDFRLLESILAAIETADTVNELRSIYQTADDTPSEN; from the coding sequence ATGACTAATAAAACACCTCAAACGGAATATGATTCCCCGTGGAAGCAGATGTTGCAGTTGTATTTTGAAGACTTCATGCAATTCTTTTTTCCTCAAGCCCATGCTCAAATTGATTGGAGTAGGGGTTTCGAGTTTCTAGACCAAGAGTTACAGCAAGTAGTTCGTGATGCTGAATTAGGAAAACGACTAATTGATAAATTGGTGAAAATCTATCGCATTGGGGGCGAAGAATCTTGGCTGTTGATTCATATAGAAATCCAAAGTCAAGAGGAAACCGATTTTCCTAAACGGATGTTTGTCTACAACTATCGAATTTTTGACCGTTACGATCGCTCTGTTGCATCATGCGCGATACTGGGGGATGACAACATCAACTGGCGACCATCGCAGTTTGGGTACGATTTGTTTGGTTGTACGGTTGATTTTCAGTTTCCTGTAATCAAGCTGCTAGACTATAAACAAAGGTTGTCGGAGCTAGAAGCCAGTCGTAACCCCTTTGCTACAGTGGTAATGGCTCATTTGGCAGCAGTGCAAACCCGCAGTAATAGGTCGCAAAGGAAACAATCAAAACTGAATTTAGTGCGTCGGTTGTATGAGCAAGGGTTTGAACGCGAGGCTGTTGTTAACCTTTTGGCTTTTATTGATTGGATGCTAACGTTACCATTGGATTTAGAACTAGAGTTTAAAAGAGAAGTCGAACAATTGGAGGCACAACTGTGTATGCAGTACGTTACTAGTTTTGAGAGAATTGCTCGAATAGAATCTTTATTAAAAGGCATAGCTTTGGGATTAAAACTCAAATTTGGAACACCTGGACAAAACTTATTACCTGAAATTGAGCTTCTTGAAGATTTCAGATTGCTGGAATCAATCTTGGCAGCAATAGAAACAGCAGATACTGTGAATGAATTGCGTTCTATTTATCAGACAGCAGATGACACACCGTCAGAAAATTAG
- a CDS encoding DUF5131 family protein, with protein MPTNIEWADLTDNIIRAKGGGWWCQKISEGCKNCYSEKLNQNSFFGGNKQPYSGQPPELVLDTEAIRKWGFQRKPKKHFVSSMTDVFGEWIPRSWQHEMLDGMFVAPKQIFQILTKRPEVMLSSINEWLSNHGLEELPSNIWVGTSIENRRTLEERSQFLAQIPASVRFWSVEPLLKHLSDISQYLNDVQWLIIGGESGPDSRPCHIEWVESLVKQCNESKTPVFVKQLGSNVYLNQQPFKTKHAKGGELAEFPQQIQIREFPNFTCD; from the coding sequence ATGCCAACAAATATAGAATGGGCAGACTTAACAGATAATATCATCCGTGCCAAGGGAGGCGGTTGGTGGTGTCAAAAAATCTCAGAGGGGTGTAAAAATTGCTATAGCGAAAAGCTGAATCAAAATTCTTTCTTTGGTGGGAATAAGCAACCCTACTCTGGGCAACCACCAGAGCTAGTGTTAGATACAGAAGCTATTCGGAAATGGGGGTTCCAAAGGAAACCTAAGAAGCATTTCGTTTCTTCAATGACTGATGTTTTTGGTGAATGGATTCCACGTTCTTGGCAACATGAAATGTTAGATGGAATGTTCGTAGCGCCAAAGCAGATATTCCAAATCCTCACTAAGCGCCCAGAAGTTATGTTGTCATCTATAAATGAATGGCTCTCTAATCATGGGCTAGAGGAATTACCTTCTAATATTTGGGTTGGAACTTCTATAGAAAACCGTCGCACTCTTGAAGAACGTAGTCAATTCCTTGCCCAAATTCCAGCTAGTGTTAGGTTTTGGTCAGTTGAGCCATTACTAAAACATTTGAGCGATATTAGCCAATATTTGAATGATGTCCAGTGGCTTATTATCGGTGGTGAATCAGGGCCAGACTCTAGACCATGCCATATCGAATGGGTCGAGTCTCTCGTCAAACAGTGCAACGAGTCAAAAACGCCTGTGTTTGTCAAGCAATTGGGGTCAAATGTTTATTTGAATCAGCAACCTTTTAAAACGAAACACGCCAAAGGCGGCGAACTTGCTGAATTTCCTCAACAGATACAAATTCGGGAATTTCCCAACTTCACTTGTGATTAG
- the dnaB gene encoding replicative DNA helicase, protein MTQDKTNFTSQQDRLPPQSIEAEEVILGGIMLDPSAMSRISDRLVADAFYINAHKDIYQAALRLYSQGLPTDLLCITNWLSDNGLLFRIGGRNKLASLVDRTVSAVNIDVLADLVMEKYQRRQLILAGTEIVQLGYATETDLPVILDEAEQKVYCIKSEHSASDLVHISHALADTFTEIEARHAGTGSPALASGFYDLDSILGGGFRKGRLYVLAARPSVGKSALAGNLALNVAKTGKMPICVFSLEMSTDEYVQRFLSSESGIENNFLETGNVSDSQWQPLSVAIAQLSEQQIFINDESCPSLNEIRSQVRRISSHYGGVGLVIIDYLQLMALDTDSRVNMAQRVGEISRGLKRLAKDLDVPVLALSQLNREVEHRNDKRPVLSDLKDSGAVEQDSDVVIMLYREEMYNPDTPDRGIAELVVRKQRNGPTGTVKLLFDHQFTRFKNLSRGRSF, encoded by the coding sequence ATGACACAAGACAAAACAAACTTCACATCGCAACAAGACCGCTTACCTCCACAAAGCATTGAGGCTGAAGAAGTAATACTTGGTGGCATCATGCTCGACCCAAGTGCCATGAGCCGAATCAGCGATCGCTTAGTAGCAGATGCTTTTTACATCAATGCCCACAAAGACATTTATCAAGCAGCCCTACGACTGTACAGCCAAGGATTACCAACAGACTTGCTTTGCATTACCAACTGGTTGTCTGATAATGGTTTATTGTTCCGTATCGGTGGACGCAATAAACTGGCCAGTCTAGTTGACCGTACTGTGTCAGCTGTGAACATCGATGTTTTAGCTGACTTGGTAATGGAAAAATACCAAAGGCGGCAGTTAATCCTTGCTGGCACTGAGATTGTTCAACTCGGTTATGCCACCGAAACTGATTTACCTGTAATTCTCGACGAAGCCGAACAAAAAGTCTACTGCATTAAGTCTGAGCATTCTGCCTCTGACTTGGTTCATATTTCTCATGCCCTAGCCGACACTTTTACCGAAATTGAAGCACGTCATGCTGGTACAGGTTCACCAGCACTGGCTAGTGGATTTTATGACCTGGACAGTATACTCGGCGGTGGTTTTCGCAAAGGACGGTTGTATGTATTGGCTGCTCGTCCTTCTGTTGGTAAATCCGCTTTGGCTGGTAATCTCGCTCTCAATGTTGCCAAAACTGGGAAGATGCCGATCTGCGTTTTCAGCTTGGAAATGTCTACTGATGAGTACGTACAGCGATTCTTGAGCAGCGAATCTGGCATTGAAAATAACTTCTTAGAAACTGGGAATGTCTCTGACAGCCAGTGGCAACCTTTGAGCGTGGCGATCGCGCAGTTAAGCGAACAACAGATTTTCATCAACGACGAATCTTGCCCTTCTCTTAATGAAATCCGTAGCCAAGTCCGCCGAATCTCATCCCATTACGGTGGTGTTGGGCTTGTGATCATTGACTACTTACAACTGATGGCTCTTGATACTGATTCACGGGTGAACATGGCTCAACGAGTCGGTGAAATCAGCCGGGGATTAAAAAGATTAGCCAAAGATTTGGATGTGCCTGTACTGGCTTTGTCCCAACTCAACCGCGAAGTTGAACACCGTAACGATAAACGCCCTGTACTAAGTGATTTAAAAGACAGTGGTGCTGTTGAGCAAGACAGTGATGTTGTGATCATGCTTTACCGCGAAGAAATGTATAACCCCGATACCCCAGATCGTGGCATTGCTGAGTTAGTGGTTCGCAAGCAACGCAATGGCCCCACTGGTACAGTCAAGCTTTTATTTGACCATCAGTTTACCAGATTCAAGAATTTATCTCGTGGTCGTAGTTTTTAA
- a CDS encoding ASCH domain-containing protein, which produces MKAISVRQPWAWAIIYALKNVENRGWPIYYRGDILIHAARTCTKKDYQLAREFCQGMGVEIPELISLRRGQVIGIVTIVDCKFSQVASGWGIPGQYHWKLENPREITPIPYIGQLGIFEVPDELVRSAIAS; this is translated from the coding sequence GTGAAAGCGATATCCGTTCGTCAGCCTTGGGCATGGGCAATTATTTATGCTCTCAAAAATGTTGAAAACCGAGGCTGGCCCATTTATTATCGCGGCGACATTCTGATTCACGCCGCAAGAACCTGCACCAAAAAAGATTACCAGCTAGCCAGAGAATTTTGCCAAGGGATGGGGGTAGAAATTCCAGAGTTAATCTCTCTACGTCGCGGTCAAGTTATTGGCATTGTCACAATAGTTGATTGCAAGTTTTCACAAGTTGCATCTGGCTGGGGAATCCCTGGGCAGTACCATTGGAAGCTGGAGAATCCACGCGAGATTACACCGATTCCTTACATTGGGCAGTTGGGGATTTTTGAAGTGCCAGATGAACTGGTCAGGAGTGCGATCGCCTCATGA
- a CDS encoding four helix bundle protein: MNQKISIADRTRALAIRIVKACTFLDEKPGVCRTLSKQLLRSGTSIGANVKEAQSAQSDKDFLSKLEIALKEERETEYWLEILIEAELVDKNKFESLLQETREIGKILVASTRKVKEKINKLN; this comes from the coding sequence ATGAATCAAAAAATTAGTATTGCTGATAGAACGAGAGCTTTGGCAATAAGAATAGTTAAAGCTTGTACTTTTTTAGATGAAAAACCCGGAGTTTGTCGAACATTATCAAAACAGTTACTCCGAAGTGGTACTTCTATAGGTGCAAACGTTAAAGAAGCTCAATCTGCCCAATCTGATAAAGATTTTCTGAGCAAATTAGAAATTGCGCTTAAGGAAGAAAGAGAGACTGAATATTGGTTAGAAATATTAATCGAGGCAGAATTGGTTGATAAAAACAAGTTTGAATCCTTACTTCAAGAAACTAGAGAAATTGGAAAAATCTTAGTTGCATCTACTCGAAAAGTTAAAGAGAAAATCAACAAGCTCAATTAA
- a CDS encoding DUF1392 family protein, translating into MINLVQTLETCWYVSPPWGKEIPPLEVSLLEKVYVTTTKSFGYCCGVEWSAKGWSYEIVSGKDNLTVLGREIIGTGNLQLVTKEKPVFRLGELVEFRFHGDGPPARIVQGIQLICDCWFYCIEWMSPAISERGDGVFTFRDPIALGGASPIARVTDYDLERV; encoded by the coding sequence ATGATTAACCTTGTCCAAACTTTAGAAACTTGCTGGTATGTTTCACCACCTTGGGGAAAAGAGATTCCTCCCTTAGAAGTTTCCCTGTTAGAGAAAGTTTACGTCACTACCACCAAATCTTTCGGTTACTGTTGCGGTGTAGAGTGGTCAGCTAAAGGCTGGAGTTATGAGATTGTCTCCGGCAAGGATAATTTAACTGTTTTAGGACGTGAAATCATTGGTACAGGAAACTTACAATTAGTTACCAAAGAAAAACCTGTGTTCCGCCTGGGCGAATTAGTCGAGTTTCGGTTTCATGGCGATGGGCCACCAGCAAGGATTGTCCAGGGCATTCAACTGATTTGCGATTGCTGGTTCTACTGCATCGAATGGATGTCCCCTGCTATATCGGAAAGAGGTGACGGGGTTTTTACTTTCAGAGATCCGATCGCCCTTGGCGGGGCTTCGCCCATCGCACGAGTGACTGACTATGATTTAGAGAGGGTGTGA
- a CDS encoding heavy-metal-associated domain-containing protein, which produces MTLQLTVPKLACSACANTITKAIQSIDSTATVQADTKTKIVSIETQAPETKIKEVIAAIGYPSV; this is translated from the coding sequence ATGACGCTGCAACTAACGGTTCCCAAACTGGCTTGTTCTGCTTGCGCGAATACTATCACCAAAGCAATTCAATCAATTGATTCTACAGCAACAGTGCAAGCTGATACAAAAACAAAAATTGTCAGTATAGAAACTCAAGCACCTGAAACTAAAATTAAAGAAGTAATAGCTGCCATAGGCTATCCATCTGTTTAG
- a CDS encoding heavy metal-responsive transcriptional regulator, which translates to MLVQETPKLIGNVAKSSGVPIKTIRYYEELGLLRSLGRTEGGFRLFNSDVLERLHFIKRAQSLGLTLSEIKDFLNVHDGGELPCVHIKAKLQDKITAIDEQIQQLLILRQELSGLVSGWETIPENPEQTICPIIERN; encoded by the coding sequence ATGTTAGTCCAAGAAACGCCAAAACTCATTGGTAATGTTGCCAAGTCTAGCGGTGTACCAATTAAAACTATTCGCTACTATGAGGAGCTAGGTCTACTCAGGTCATTAGGGAGAACCGAGGGTGGATTTAGATTATTTAACTCTGATGTTTTGGAGCGACTGCACTTTATCAAACGTGCCCAAAGTCTGGGATTGACTTTATCAGAAATTAAGGATTTTTTGAATGTTCACGACGGAGGTGAATTACCATGCGTACATATAAAAGCTAAACTGCAAGATAAGATAACAGCCATTGATGAACAAATTCAGCAATTACTTATTCTGAGACAAGAATTATCAGGGCTAGTTTCTGGTTGGGAGACAATACCTGAAAATCCTGAACAAACAATTTGTCCTATTATTGAAAGAAATTAA
- a CDS encoding cupredoxin domain-containing protein: protein MKTPEGTQEATVTVEKGYKPERVIVEAGQPVRLDFQRHNLSKCFDKLLIPDFDLAVDLAPNQTTSVEFTPKYPGEYQFTCGMKMYRGVVEVKPAT, encoded by the coding sequence GTGAAAACACCAGAAGGTACTCAAGAAGCGACTGTTACGGTTGAAAAGGGTTACAAACCGGAACGAGTAATTGTAGAGGCGGGACAACCAGTAAGATTGGACTTCCAACGTCACAATTTGAGCAAGTGTTTTGATAAATTGCTAATACCGGACTTTGACTTAGCCGTTGACCTTGCTCCTAACCAAACCACTTCAGTGGAATTTACTCCTAAGTATCCTGGTGAATATCAGTTCACCTGCGGTATGAAAATGTACCGTGGTGTTGTGGAAGTAAAGCCTGCCACATAA
- a CDS encoding cupredoxin domain-containing protein encodes MLSKVILSSIASLGLAFSVASDKVVAQMNHQMPATEQSQTTQFRRIEQPFWVKGAVTTAGLGLIGLEIWWFLLSKPKSQKAEAHDGIQEIDITVDGGYEPSRILVNAGQRVRLNFLRRDPSSCLEEIRLPDFHIAKDLPLNQVTSIEFTPDKAGTYTFNCGMNMFRGVIEVQSSDSTAKATPVTTSQATHHIQP; translated from the coding sequence ATGTTGAGTAAAGTAATTCTTAGCAGTATAGCAAGCTTGGGATTGGCATTCAGTGTTGCCTCGGATAAAGTAGTTGCACAGATGAATCATCAAATGCCAGCTACCGAGCAATCGCAGACAACTCAGTTCCGCCGCATTGAGCAACCATTCTGGGTAAAAGGTGCAGTTACAACAGCCGGCTTAGGGTTAATCGGACTAGAAATTTGGTGGTTTCTCCTAAGTAAACCAAAGTCCCAAAAAGCCGAAGCCCATGATGGGATTCAAGAAATTGATATTACTGTAGATGGAGGCTACGAACCTAGTCGAATTCTAGTCAATGCAGGTCAAAGAGTCCGCCTTAATTTCCTACGCCGTGACCCTAGTAGTTGTCTTGAAGAAATACGCCTACCTGATTTCCATATCGCCAAAGACCTACCACTCAACCAGGTCACATCCATTGAGTTCACACCAGACAAAGCAGGTACTTATACCTTCAACTGCGGTATGAATATGTTCCGAGGAGTGATAGAAGTTCAATCTTCTGACTCGACTGCAAAAGCAACCCCAGTAACTACTTCTCAAGCTACTCACCATATTCAACCATAG
- a CDS encoding heavy metal translocating P-type ATPase: protein METVTLKLRGMSCASCANSIEDAINSVPGVDECIVNFGAEQATVKYDPKRTDLEAIQEAVDAAGYSAYPLQKQNLMTGEDDVEKKHRLRESRDLMRKVTVGSIISTVLVIGSLPMMTGLHLPFIPAWLHNPWVQLILTTPVQFWCGYSFYINGWKALKRHAATMDTLIALGTSAAYFYSLFPTLFPSFFINQGLTPDVYYETAAVVITLILLGRLFENRAKGQTSEAIRKLIGLQAKTARLIRNGREVDVPIEEVQIGDVILVRPGEKIPVDGEVIEGASTIDEGMVTGESVPVKKQPGDEVIGATINKTGSFKFRATRVGSDTVLAQIVQLVQQAQGSKAPIQRLADQVTGWFVPAVIAIALLTFIIWFNFTGNVTLALITTVGVLIIACPCALGLATPTSVMVGTGKGAENGILIKGAESLELAHKIQTIVLDKTGTITQGKPTVTDFVTVNGTANGNEMRLVQLTASVERNSEHPLAEAVVRYAQSQEVELAPVKEFEAITGSGVQGIVSGHLVQIGTQRWMSELDIDAQALQQDKERLEYLGKTAIWITVDGQIQGLMGISDAIKPTSIQAIRALQKLGLEVVMLTGDNRRTAETIAREVGINRVLAEVRPDQKAATVQKLQSEGKIVAMVGDGINDAPALAQADVGMAIGTGTDVAIAASDITLISGDLRSIVTAIQLSRATIRNIRQNLFFAFIYNVAGIPIAAGILFPIFGWLLNPIIAGAAMAFSSVSVVTNALRLRKFQAKPVA, encoded by the coding sequence ATGGAAACAGTCACACTTAAACTGCGCGGCATGAGTTGTGCCTCTTGTGCCAACAGCATTGAAGACGCGATTAATTCTGTCCCCGGTGTCGATGAATGTATTGTGAATTTTGGAGCAGAACAGGCAACAGTTAAATATGACCCTAAAAGAACTGATTTAGAAGCTATTCAAGAAGCAGTAGATGCAGCAGGTTACTCTGCCTACCCACTCCAAAAACAAAATCTGATGACGGGAGAAGACGATGTGGAGAAAAAACATCGCTTAAGAGAATCTCGTGATTTAATGCGAAAAGTGACGGTAGGGAGCATCATTAGCACTGTGTTGGTTATAGGTTCACTGCCAATGATGACAGGGTTGCACTTACCCTTTATCCCAGCATGGTTGCATAATCCTTGGGTGCAGTTGATACTTACTACCCCAGTACAGTTCTGGTGTGGTTACTCCTTCTACATTAATGGATGGAAAGCTTTAAAACGTCATGCTGCCACAATGGATACCCTAATTGCTTTGGGTACAAGTGCAGCGTATTTTTATTCGCTATTTCCCACATTATTTCCCAGCTTTTTCATCAATCAGGGGTTAACACCAGATGTGTATTATGAAACTGCTGCTGTCGTCATTACCCTGATTTTGCTAGGCAGACTATTTGAAAATCGTGCTAAAGGACAAACCTCAGAAGCTATCCGTAAGCTGATTGGGTTACAAGCTAAAACAGCGCGTTTGATTCGCAATGGACGAGAAGTAGATGTCCCAATTGAAGAAGTACAAATTGGAGATGTGATACTGGTTCGTCCTGGCGAGAAAATTCCTGTTGACGGGGAAGTAATTGAGGGAGCATCCACAATTGATGAAGGGATGGTAACAGGGGAAAGCGTGCCTGTCAAAAAGCAACCAGGCGATGAAGTGATTGGAGCTACTATTAACAAAACTGGGAGTTTTAAGTTTCGGGCGACACGAGTCGGAAGTGATACTGTACTGGCGCAGATTGTCCAATTAGTACAGCAAGCACAGGGTTCTAAAGCCCCAATTCAGAGATTAGCAGACCAAGTAACTGGATGGTTTGTGCCTGCGGTAATTGCGATCGCACTGCTCACTTTCATCATTTGGTTTAATTTTACAGGTAACGTGACTTTGGCGCTGATTACCACGGTTGGGGTACTAATTATCGCCTGTCCTTGTGCGCTGGGTTTAGCTACACCAACTTCTGTAATGGTAGGAACGGGTAAAGGTGCAGAAAATGGCATTTTGATTAAAGGTGCCGAAAGCTTAGAACTGGCGCACAAAATTCAAACAATAGTACTAGATAAAACTGGAACCATCACTCAAGGTAAACCAACAGTTACGGATTTTGTCACCGTCAATGGTACTGCTAATGGTAATGAGATGAGGTTGGTGCAACTTACGGCATCTGTGGAACGCAATTCTGAACATCCGTTGGCAGAAGCTGTTGTCAGATATGCCCAATCTCAAGAAGTGGAATTAGCTCCGGTCAAGGAATTTGAGGCAATTACAGGCAGTGGTGTACAGGGTATAGTTTCTGGTCATCTTGTGCAAATTGGTACGCAACGATGGATGTCAGAATTAGACATTGATGCCCAAGCCTTACAACAAGATAAAGAGCGTTTGGAGTATCTGGGCAAAACCGCGATTTGGATTACGGTTGACGGACAAATTCAGGGATTAATGGGGATTTCTGATGCCATCAAACCTACTTCAATACAGGCAATTCGTGCTTTGCAAAAACTGGGTTTAGAGGTGGTGATGCTCACAGGAGATAATCGGCGTACCGCAGAAACCATTGCCCGTGAAGTTGGTATCAACCGTGTTTTGGCAGAAGTCCGCCCCGATCAAAAAGCTGCTACAGTGCAGAAATTGCAATCGGAAGGAAAGATTGTCGCAATGGTTGGTGATGGTATTAATGATGCACCAGCCCTAGCTCAAGCCGATGTAGGAATGGCAATTGGCACTGGGACAGATGTAGCGATCGCCGCCAGTGACATCACGCTCATCTCCGGTGACTTACGAAGCATTGTCACTGCAATTCAACTCAGCCGCGCCACAATTCGTAACATTCGTCAAAACCTATTCTTCGCCTTCATCTACAACGTTGCTGGCATTCCGATTGCTGCGGGTATTTTGTTCCCCATCTTCGGTTGGTTGCTTAACCCCATCATTGCAGGTGCAGCAATGGCATTTAGTTCGGTTTCAGTAGTTACAAATGCTCTACGTCTGCGTAAATTTCAAGCTAAACCAGTAGCATAA
- a CDS encoding heavy-metal-associated domain-containing protein — MTLQLKVPNMACSACGETITKAIQAVDPTAKVEADPKTKLVRIETQTTEAAVQEAITAAGYSVA, encoded by the coding sequence ATGACACTCCAACTAAAAGTTCCTAACATGGCTTGTTCTGCTTGTGGAGAAACGATTACAAAAGCCATCCAAGCAGTTGACCCCACGGCTAAGGTTGAGGCCGATCCGAAAACTAAGCTAGTCAGAATCGAAACTCAGACAACCGAAGCAGCAGTACAAGAAGCAATTACAGCTGCTGGCTATTCGGTCGCATGA
- a CDS encoding four-helix bundle copper-binding protein — MTTTQSHQSLLQSCIEACFDCLRDCENCADACLSSDMVQMMAQCIKLCRDCADTCALCARFMSRNSALHAQMCGVCAEACDRCASECEKHDSDHCKRCAASCRRCADSCRQMATAMA; from the coding sequence ATGACGACAACCCAATCTCACCAATCCTTGCTTCAAAGTTGCATAGAGGCTTGCTTTGATTGTCTACGCGATTGCGAAAACTGTGCCGATGCCTGCTTAAGTAGCGACATGGTACAGATGATGGCTCAATGCATTAAGCTGTGCCGAGACTGTGCTGATACTTGCGCTCTGTGCGCTCGTTTTATGTCTCGCAATTCGGCTCTCCATGCTCAGATGTGCGGAGTCTGTGCTGAAGCTTGCGATCGCTGCGCTAGTGAATGTGAAAAACACGATAGCGACCACTGCAAACGCTGTGCCGCCTCTTGCCGTCGATGCGCGGATTCTTGTCGCCAAATGGCTACAGCTATGGCATAA